From Balneola sp. MJW-20:
AAGAGTTGAGAATGTAAGGTGACCGGTATTTGCAAGCTTAATGGCAATTTCTGCGGTTTTAAGATCCCTCATCTCACCAACCAGAACAATATCAGGGTCATGACGAAGAATACCTCGTATCGACTGATCAAATGTCATATGATGACTGATCTTTAACTGACGAGCACCCTCAATGATATATTCTACAGGCTCTTCAACCGTTAATACATTTTTTGTTGGGTCAATCACATAATATAAGGCCGCCACAAGTGTCGTTGATTTACCACTACCGGTAGGACCTGTAATAATTACAATACCTGACGGTTTTTGAATAGACTTTACAAAATTATCTTTTGCCTGGGCCTGGAGACCCAGTTTTTCCAGATCACGTATAACTTTTCGGTCATCCAGAACACGGATTACAACAGATTCAAATTTTCGATCAAATTGTTTACCAACAATAGGCATAATAGAAACCCTGTATCGGATACCTATTCCATCAATTTGTCTCTGAATAAAACCATCCTGCGAAGAATCTCTCTCAAAACGGTCTACATTCCTGGTTTTGTCCTTGATTACAGCTGAAATGGCCTCAGGTTTAACATTTTGTTGCTGATACCATAACATCAGTTTACCATCAACCCTGAATCGTATATCAGTAGTTGTTGGACCGGATGGAATAACATGAATATCACTCACGCCCTGCCGTACTGATTCAACAAGCATTCCCTCAACCAGAGAGTTAAGCATACTCTGGTTGATCTCAGCTTCAATCTCATCTTCATTGACCTCTGTATTGTCTTCTTCGAGATCGGGCTCTTCATAATCTATCTCTTCGAGCAGATCCAGAAACTCATTTTTCTGCTCGTAGACCTTAGACAATATGTCTTCAATCAACTCATACTGACAATAGACCAGTTCAACCTGCTTGAAATTCAGCTTGGAAATCACATCCTGAATGTTGGGATCGGACGGGTCAGCGGCAGCTAAAACTACTGAATTGGTATTTTTGTGAAAAGGAATGGCTTTATGGTGCACAAGGCCATCAACTATATCTGTTGAAAGCTCCTCAACCAGTTTTTTGATCTTTTCGATTACCTCAGGAGGAACGCTGTCGTAACCTGAAAGCACTTCATCAAATGCATAGATTGAAGCGATCTCTTTCATGATCAAATGACGATCAAGTCCCAGATCCTGATACAAGATTTGCGCAAGTCTCCTTGGGCTATCCGCAGGTTCCTGGGACAGAATAGTGAGACCATTTTGTAACTGGTCGTCCGTGATGACACCCTTCTTAACAAGGATGTCCCCTATATGCCGCCTGATATTAATTTTTCCCATTTATTCCCGGTTGGGGTCTATCCTAAAACTGTGAATTTGGTTTTACCAGTGCTGTTTCAGATGATACAATTGTAATTGCAATCAATGCTATCATAATAAACAAATTCACGAATAAATTAATAAGATCAATAACTGATTGCATCTTATGTGTAGTTTGAACCTCATAATAATCCGCAAGTTGTTTAGCGTTGTCTCGAAGTGCACCTGACTCCGCTCCAAGCCTGAATCTACTGATTGCAGTAGTAGTAAATACCCCAGTAGCTTCGATAGATTCAATAAGGCCTGCACCATCCTTAAGCATCATCTTGATAGCTACATCTTTGATCTGTTTCTCCATATAGGTATTTCTACATGCTTCTGCTGCTACTTTTATTACTTCAATATTCTGACCAGAACCACTGTAGAGGGTATAAAATACCCTTGAAAATATCTCAATACTGGTTTTATGTAATAGATCACCAATTACCGGAACATGCATGAGATATTTATCCATTCTCAGTCGACCTTTTGGTGTTTTGATGTACCACATCAATGCTGCTACCGGCAATGCAATACTTAATAATATCCAAAACCAGTTATCTGATAACCAGTAACTAAGCTCGAGAGTGGCTGCAGTCATTGGAGGAAGTTCGATGTTCATTTCTACAAACATTTCAGCCGTAGCAGGAAAAATATAACCCACATAGAACAAGATCACCCCGATAACCGCGAGTACGGTTACCGCTGGCATCATCAATGATCTTCTGAGGTTCTTTTTGAATTCAGCATCTCGCTCGAGGAATTTAGCCGTACTGTCAAACACCAGGGCCATATTACCAGAAGTAGAAGCTACACTTAACATATACGCTGCAAATTTCCCAAAGACTCCTTCGTGCTTCATATATACTTCTTCCCCATCCTTACCATCCTTAAGGTCTTTTTGAATGGTCTTAATCACTTCCTGCATCCTTTTATTTGTAGTATCCTCGTATAAAAGGGTTAGGATCTCATCAAAAGTAAGCTGCTGCTTTAAAAGATTTGCCGACAGGCTGATAAACCCAACAACCTCCTGAAGAGGTACACCGCCTTTAAAATCAAACCATTTCTTGTTTATGCTTTTTACCTGAAAACCAAGCTTAACTAAGGCTCTTTCAAGTTCTTCTTTGGTATAAGCATCCTGTTCACCGGTTACAACCGGTTTTCCAGGTTTTTGGGCTTTATATATAAAAGTTTGTTTCTCATCGATAGATTGAATTTTAAAGCCATTGGATTTACTGAGCTTATCAATCTTTGTCTGAGCCTCTTTTTTATTGATAGCCTCAAACTCAGTCTGAATCTGTTTGCCTTTAGACGATATTGCTTTAAGTCGAAATTGTCCCATATTTATTCCTCATCTATCGTTATTTCACTTGAGGTTATCGTGGCAACGATAATGTCTCCTCCAAAACTCGGGGTAACGGTTATTTCAAAGTTATCCTGGTTTCTATTGGTAATTTCAAACAGTCCTAATGTATGATTTTGTGACAAATTTAAATGAACTAATTCAATATTGGCAAATGACTTCCCTCCTCCTCCAAGCATAGATGCTCTTTGATAATATGCCCTGGCCAATGAGGTTGCTTCTATTAATTCATTTTTAATTTGGTCCGAGTAATTTTCATCTCTCGCATCAATCATTGTGTTAATTGCTACCACTGTAGCAATTCCAACTATAATAGTGACTAAAATTGCCAGTAAAAGCTGTTGTTGACCCATCTAATTCTGTTTTTTCTTAAGGCTAAGAAATATTCATGAGAATCTCTCATTCTTAGAATAATCTAATTAGTCCTCATATATAATACCTTGCACCCAAAATCTGGGCAGTAATCTTAATGCATTATATCGCTCAGCATATTCAATTTTTCTATCTTCAAGTTTTGGGATGTCATTCAAAACTTTATAAGACACAAAAATCAGATTAGCTGCAATAATTATAACTATTAAAGTCTTACCGAAACCAAAAGAATCTGCCTTAAGAAATAAAGCATTATTTGATTCTAAATAATAGTCGGATATAGCTATACCAATTATCAAAGAACCGAATATTTGACTCAATTGAGAATTATAAATTCCGGAAAACATTGAATGTATTAATGCTGCTGTCAACGACATAAAAATGGCCAACCTGAAATAATTTGTATTATCGTTTTTGAAACTCTCATTTGTTAGAGAATAGTATTTACTGTAGCAAAATAGAGTAATTACAAAAAAGATTATTGTAGCAGGAAGCCCCCATTCAGAACCAACCTGGAAAAATAAATTATGAGGAGTCGATAGTTGAAAATCAAGATCCGCATGTGAAAAATGCATAGGACCCAATCCTAGTAAAGGATTATCAACGATTAGTTTTATTGAGAATAGCCATGCATTAAATCTTCCAGAATCTCCAAACCTTGTAAGTACTTCTTTAGCTTCATTTTCTGGTAATAGAAATAAAACTATATAAATACCCAAGCCTAAAACACAGGAAATAAAATAGGTTTTAAAATAGTCTGATTTGATGCTCTTTGTAATGTAGAGACCTATGAAAATACTTAGGAAAGAAGCTAACATTGTGCCTCTCGCATCAGCCGCAAATACTAGAGTCCACCAAAAACAGATTATAATAAATACAACCGTCCTCAACGGTTTAATCATATCATCCCGATAATATGAGAACCCAAAGACTAATAATGGTAATGACCATGTTTGTAGATGATTAAAAAAACGAACGTGCCTGAAATTCAGAAAACCGGAGGGATTAATATTTACACCCTTGTACATCATTACCACATCTCTTTGTCTTGGCCAGGTCGTCCAGTCACTTCTGATTAATCCAATAACATAATCTGCAATGACTCTTGATTCGTAAATTAGGACCATGGAAAAAATAGCGATCAGCAGCAGTCGCCTAGCTTGAGAAGTATCAAAGGTATAGATATAGGCTGAATAATAAATGAGCTGGATAAGAAGTAAATACCAGCAAATTTCCAGTATTGACCAGCTTATCAGCTTTGCATTAATAGCTGAGATCACCCATAAAATAAATAGTATTACAAAAGCCCCTTTAATCTTTTGATCAATGTTCAAGTCATATTTTGACTTGATAATCATGAAAGTAATCGAAGTCAGGGTGAGTACTATAAATTCTAAAATTCTTTTCTCATCAAATATATCATATAGCCCACTAGAGAATGAAGGTGATATAACCAAATATAACAGAGCAAAGATTAACGGGATCTTTTTCATGGCAAAAAAAAAGCCTCACCTGATGAGGTGAGGCTAATTCCAGAATAGTTCTTAGAAACTTATAGCATCAGGTAATACAGTTGCTACAATTGGTGTAGTAGCTGTTTCTCCTTCAGCAGGTGCATTTGTCATATCACTTGCAGGGTGAGCTGTCAGTGTGAATGAAGTTGCTCCAGCAGCAGAGATTACATAAACACCATTTTCATTCCATGCCTGATCAGCACCGTTATTGGTACCGCCAAACGCGATATCGTTAAATGTGATGCCAGTGAAATCTCTTCCACCACCACCTAGCATAGCAGGCTTCATGTAATATCCCTGAGCAGAAGCTGCAATACTACCCATGTCCTGACGTACTGCGTCAAGGTTAGCACTATCAGCAGCACTACCAAAGGTGTTGATAGCTACTACAGTTGCGATTCCTACGATGATGGTTACTAAGATTACGAGTAATAGTTGTTGTTGACCCATGATGATCTCCTAATTGTTGTATTTGTTTTTTCTTTGAATTTCTTGATTCGGGGTTAAGTTTCGAAAAGTTTATTTCAAAGAAAATTAGAGTTTATTAAGCCGTTTTTGGGCTATCCACACTAAAAGAGCGTGGCTGTAGTGATTTGTTACAGGGCAATTTTAGACATATCAAGTGTAATGGTCAAGTATTGTAATATTAAGTTAATCCAATAATTAATGAGGATTATTCAGATACTCTCCTTTATTTTAGTCCTCGCAACTACTTACATATGATCAAACCTGATAAAGCAAATCCTTATTTAATTATTTTTGCTCTGTGGTTACTGGTTTTCGCAGCCAGTTCACAGGTCATGATCATATCTCCTATCCTTCCCAGGATCAGCGAACAACTCTCTACTCCTCTCGAAGCACTGGGAACACTGGTAACCGTGTATGCGAGTATGGTAGGACTTTTTGCAATCATCATGGGCCCTTTGTCTGATAGAATCGGCCGACGAAAGATCCTTCTTATTGGAACCGGCGGTATTTCCCTGTTCTTGATTCTCCACTATTTTGTCACTGACTTCTACGGATTGCTTATGGTCAGAGCACTGGCTGGTATGGCGGGTGGGGTACTCAGTGGATCTGCAGTTGCATATGTTGGTGATTTCTTCCCTTATGAAAAAAGAGGATGGGCTAATGGCTGGATCATGAGTGGAATTGCAATGGGACAAATACTCGGTATACCTATGGGAACGGTACTGGCAGAACAAATGGGATTCAGGTTTCCCTTTGTACTCTTTGGGATCATTATGAGCATGACCTTTATACTTATATACTTCAAAGTCCCACAACCGGATGTTGATCTGTCTGCTGAAAAGGTCACCCTTAAAGGATCACTGGCAAAATACTGGAAGTTACTGAAGCGAAGTGAAGTAAGGGCCGTAGCCGTTTCATATATGTTTATGTTTCTGAGTATATCTGTGTTCGTGGTCTACTTCCCTACCTGGCTTGAAGAAACATTTGAGGTATCCGGTAATGAAATCGCCTCCTTATTTCTTGTAGGTGGTGTAGCAAATGTAATAACGGGACCCATTGCCGGTCGTTTATCTGACAAAGTTGGCCGAAAAAGTATTGTAATATTTTCCTGTATAGGACTCTCACTGGTTATGTATTTCACGACCACTCTAATTACAGAATTCTGGATCTCTTATATACTATTCTTTATTACTATGATGCTTGTTGCCATGAGGATCTCTCCCTTTCAGGCATTATCTACCGAGCTGGTCCGTTCGAATAATCGAGGCTCCCTGATGAGTCTGCTCATTGCTATTGGACAGATAGGATATGGGCTGGGTGGTTCTTTGGCTGGTCCCTTTTATGTGGAAAAAGGCTTCTTCTCGAATACTTTAATGGGTGCCATCATGATCCTGGTAATGGCTTTCATCGTATGGAGGTTTGTGCCAGAGCCAGACGGTCTCTAGCCTAAATTTCAGTATTTGAAGGCATTAATTGATTCTGATTGACACTCTCAGTACAATCCCTATTGATAATTATGTAACGTTTTGCTGCTTATCATCTCTCAATAGAAAAAAATATCATGAAAAGACTACTTCTTTTATCCCTTATTGCCCTGACGGGTATTTTTACAGCATGTGAAAGCACGTCATCTGACGACGAAATTTCAATCACCGGTCGGGTGATCAATAATGCGACCGGAGATCCACTTGATGAAGCTATTGTCGAGATCATCTCTCCTGCAGAAATCAGTGGTCCGGTCAGGGTCACGGATACAAATGGTAATTTCACTTTCAGTAATATTGATGTACCGGAATCTACTGACATACAGATTGAAGCAAAAAAGACCGGCTTTGATCGTGTTACTATTACCGTTGTTGCTTCCCCCGGAGTAGATATTACTTTAAACGATCCTATCGCTTTGATTCCTGATAATGCAGGTGGCGGCGGAGATGGAGACGGTGGAGATGGAGTTGGTGGCACACCCGCTGGAGCAGCATCCATCATTTTGACCAACCTATCAAATGAGAGCATTAATATTGCGCAGACAGGTGGTATAGTTAATGCCAGTTTTACATTTCAAGTCCAGGATTCAGCTGGGCGCGCTCTGGATATAAATAATTCAACAGCTGTCGATTTCAATATCATTTCAGGCCCGGGAGGTGGTGAAGGCCTGACCCCTACCTCAGCCAGAACAAATTCAAGCGGAAAAGTCACATCAAATTTATTCAGCGGAAACCGGGCCGGAGTGGTGATGGTAGAAGCTGTTATAGAGAGACCTGAAGTTCCTCTGACAATTCGGTCGAAGCCGGTATTGATTACTATCACCGGTGGCTTTCCGGATGCAGATCACTTCTCAATTGCCCCTGATGTGTATAATTTCGAAGGATACAGTATCAACGGTAACCGAAACCCGGTAACCGTAATTGTAGGTGATGAATTCAGCAATCCTGTAAGACCAGGTACTCCCGTATATTTCCGAACAACCGGTGGAATAATTCAGGGGTCAGGTCAAACGGATGATGATGGTGAGATCACTGTTGATCTTATTTCAGGTAATCCTCGCCCGAATGATGCAATCCTGGGAGCAGGTTTTGCCAGGGTTACTGCCAGTACTAAAGATCAGGATGGAAACGATATCGAAAACGAGATCGTAATTCTGTTTTCAACTTCTTCTGCTAACATAAGTATTAATCCAACAACCATTAATGTGCCGGCAAATGGCGGCCAAACCTTTACCTACTCTGTGGTTGATGGTAACGGTAATCCAATGCCTGCAGGAACTTCCATTGAAGTACAGGCTGGTGAGGGACTGGACGCTACAGGAGATGTTTCTGTAACCTTGGGAGACTATCTTCAGGGTGGTGCCGGAGTTACTGACTTCCAGTTTTCTGTGAGCGATACAGACCAGGATAACAGTGCCACTGCAGAAACAAGTATTTCAATAGTTGTAACTACCCCGGCGGGTAATAATACAAGAGCTACAATAAGCGGCACCCGCGCTAAAAGATGATATTAGTTGAAGTATGGAAGAGTAAGATATTTACTCTTCCAGCTTTTAATAAATGCAGATATAGGCTACCTTTGGACCTGCATAAATTAACTTACACAAGAATTTAATGTACGAGTTCAACAGCGCCTCCTATAACGAATTTATTCGACATTATCGCAAACAATCCGAAAAACAGTTAATCGTTTTTGCCGGTGATTTTGACGAGAATCGTAATTACGCCGTCGATCAGATCCGAAGAGAAACGATTGGTAAGATTGTTGAAGTAGACCTCAATGAAATAATCACTCCTTTTGAGGAGGAGTCCTTTAAGAATATTGATACTGCTATTGATGATATCATTGATGACGCTGAACTAGTCATATTTCGTAATGGTGGAATGCTTAACGGTGTTTACACCGGGTTCACCTATTCTGTAGTAAAATATGCCACTCCTCAGCAAAAATATTTTTTAAATGCGCTTAATAAGCTGAAGTGCTCTGCACTGATCGAATTTAACAACACCGATCAGTTAGATCAGATGCTTAAAAGAGTAGCCGATGTAGTGGTGACCTTCCGGGCACCATCATCACTTATTGAAAAAGTCGTCTGGTGGGCTAAATCCATTCGTGTAAACGGGTCGATCCTTCCTTCTCCCAGACCTCGCACAGATAACTAGTTCCGATTTCTAATCAGCACCCTGCCATTCAGGTAGTGTGTGTAAATCATTCTTTTTATGAAAGTAACAGTGACTATGGAAACTGCAGGTCGTCGTGGTAAGCAGGTGACCGTGATCAAAGGTATAACCCATAATCCACAAGTGATCGACAAGCTGCTAAAGAAACTCAAGACCGGTTTAGGGACCGGAGGTACTGTAAAAGGCAAAACCCTCGAGTTGCAGGGTGACCACGTACCAAAGGTAAAGTCAATTCTGCAAAAAGAGGGCTATGAAATTTAAGGATAATCCACTTGTCACATTTTGACCTTACTCTCCTGTCTTGGGTCAAGATCGTATAGTGATGAAACGGTTGCCTGTATAGTTTTATACCATTCATTACCAAACTTATCAGCAATGGTATAAAAGTCCGAATATTCCGGTCGCTTAAGATTCATTTTCCATTCCTGAGTTTTTGACTTGAACGATGGGTCTATATGCAGAAGCTCATGATAAAGTAGAAGCTCTTTAGTATCGTTATCCAGCATATCCCAGAGTTCACCCGAAATTTCTATCAGGTAATCATTTCCCGAGTAATATTTAACTTCCCGGGTCGCTTTCATACACTTAGCTGCCCGTTGTTTTGAAATATTTGGATAAACGAGAAAATATCCGATTTCAGCAGGACCAAATTCCAGTTTATGATCCTTGATCACCTTCTCTGCGATCTTCTCCACTTCCGGAGATTCCATTAATTGTTTGTCGGTATTGATAAGGGTACTGTCATTGATCAGATCGTTGTCTGCCATGAAGAATGTTAGTCTTTTGGAATTAAAATTGAGGTAGCAATTATTGAATATTCTTGAGTGGCCAACGCACCTTCAAAGAATCTGCCAGTCAGATCTTCTTGATAGTGTTGGCTCTGTTCAGCTGAAAGTTCTTTAAGGTTAAATACTCCTTTAACTAAAACAGTTTTACCAGCCGTGTTGGTCGGAATAAAGAATGAATAATCTTTGAATGTAATACGGGCATAAAATCCTTCAGATTGAGTTATAAAAAAACACCCTTTCTTTTGACATACCTGGGTGATCTGTGACTCGATTAATACTTCTTTATTGATATAGTCATCTTGTAATCTAATCACATCATGCAGGTTCAAAGCTTGTTCCCAGGAGTAATTAGATTCACCAAAAACTTCGTATGTATCTGTCTCTATAACTGGTTCTGACAAACGGATTACTCCCTTATCCTGAGCAGCTACAGCCAAAGAAGTAAGTGAAATTATAGCCGATAAAATTAAATTTCTCATTGTTCTGCCCATTAATGTGCAAACCTTAAACTACGAATATTCGGACCAAATTTTAATCCTTTATTTGTTCATATTCACAATAGAATACTTTCCTTCCGCCCGTTTTGACTACCTGAATTTTATTACCACAAAGGTAACACGGCTTTGAAGCTCTTCCGTACACATAATGCCTGTATTGACTACGGGTAGCTCCTTCTTCTTTTAAAGCTTTTACCAGATCATCCGTTGTAGTAAGGCCCCCGGTTTCATACGATCTTCTTGGGAGATCAAGACTATACTTGGCAAGTTGTTGCAATTCATCTTTACTGCAGTCAGTAGGTCTGTATGACGGGTCTACTCTGGCAAGAAAGAGTATTTCCGACCTCAGATAATTTCCAATGCCACTTAGAAAGCCGGGATCCAGTAATAACGTAGTCAGCTTTCTGTTCTTAAATGTTTCATCCTGATATCGTGCTAAAACCTGTTCAAATGTAGTCGCCGGATGAACAACGTCCGGACCAAGTTTACATATATAGGAATGTTTTTCAACTTCATCATCCTTTAGTAACTCGATCTCTGAGGCTGAATATAAATAAGCTGTAGCGTTCTCTGTTTTGATCCGCACTCGTAAAGTTCTGTTATTATCAGGTTCTTCATGAGATTTACTGATCATCCATTTGCCATAGAGCTGGTTATGGCTATACATATTAAGGTCACCTGAAAATTTTGTAATGATAGCTTTACCTCTCGGCAATACATCGGTTACTTCTCTTCCTTTTATGTCATTACTTCTTTTGTTTAAATGATCATAGTCAAACCATACATCTTTTACGGTATGGCCAGAGATAGCTCTCTTGATTTTATCAGCTGCTCTCCAAATTTCCGGTCCTTCTGGCATATATTAGATTTGGTTGGTATTCACGAGTTCATTACAATCACATCAAAATTTCCGTTCAATGAGAAGTCTTTTCATATCATTTGCCGGCTTTATTTTATTCCTTTTTATGGAGGGTTTTATCCGTCTGGTTATCCTTTTTTACCATCGGACTGAATTTATTTTTTTTGGGATCAATGAATTACCCGGTAAAGTCTGGATCATATTCATTCTGACGGGCACTCTCATTAATTCATGGTTCTCAGGGATGATATCCCTGACTAT
This genomic window contains:
- a CDS encoding GspE/PulE family protein, whose protein sequence is MGKINIRRHIGDILVKKGVITDDQLQNGLTILSQEPADSPRRLAQILYQDLGLDRHLIMKEIASIYAFDEVLSGYDSVPPEVIEKIKKLVEELSTDIVDGLVHHKAIPFHKNTNSVVLAAADPSDPNIQDVISKLNFKQVELVYCQYELIEDILSKVYEQKNEFLDLLEEIDYEEPDLEEDNTEVNEDEIEAEINQSMLNSLVEGMLVESVRQGVSDIHVIPSGPTTTDIRFRVDGKLMLWYQQQNVKPEAISAVIKDKTRNVDRFERDSSQDGFIQRQIDGIGIRYRVSIMPIVGKQFDRKFESVVIRVLDDRKVIRDLEKLGLQAQAKDNFVKSIQKPSGIVIITGPTGSGKSTTLVAALYYVIDPTKNVLTVEEPVEYIIEGARQLKISHHMTFDQSIRGILRHDPDIVLVGEMRDLKTAEIAIKLANTGHLTFSTLHTNDAPSAVSRLFKMGVEPFLIANAVNLVVAQRLIRTLCKECKEVYEPHPEMARGIGFTDEEIEETTFYKAVGCDKCNKTGYKGRAGIHEALYFSKEVKQMILDAGDDIDEGAIKDLAVSQGMLTLRASGRGRIKEGITTIEEIIAITLED
- a CDS encoding type II secretion system F family protein; this translates as MGQFRLKAISSKGKQIQTEFEAINKKEAQTKIDKLSKSNGFKIQSIDEKQTFIYKAQKPGKPVVTGEQDAYTKEELERALVKLGFQVKSINKKWFDFKGGVPLQEVVGFISLSANLLKQQLTFDEILTLLYEDTTNKRMQEVIKTIQKDLKDGKDGEEVYMKHEGVFGKFAAYMLSVASTSGNMALVFDSTAKFLERDAEFKKNLRRSLMMPAVTVLAVIGVILFYVGYIFPATAEMFVEMNIELPPMTAATLELSYWLSDNWFWILLSIALPVAALMWYIKTPKGRLRMDKYLMHVPVIGDLLHKTSIEIFSRVFYTLYSGSGQNIEVIKVAAEACRNTYMEKQIKDVAIKMMLKDGAGLIESIEATGVFTTTAISRFRLGAESGALRDNAKQLADYYEVQTTHKMQSVIDLINLFVNLFIMIALIAITIVSSETALVKPNSQF
- a CDS encoding O-antigen ligase family protein, producing the protein MKKIPLIFALLYLVISPSFSSGLYDIFDEKRILEFIVLTLTSITFMIIKSKYDLNIDQKIKGAFVILFILWVISAINAKLISWSILEICWYLLLIQLIYYSAYIYTFDTSQARRLLLIAIFSMVLIYESRVIADYVIGLIRSDWTTWPRQRDVVMMYKGVNINPSGFLNFRHVRFFNHLQTWSLPLLVFGFSYYRDDMIKPLRTVVFIIICFWWTLVFAADARGTMLASFLSIFIGLYITKSIKSDYFKTYFISCVLGLGIYIVLFLLPENEAKEVLTRFGDSGRFNAWLFSIKLIVDNPLLGLGPMHFSHADLDFQLSTPHNLFFQVGSEWGLPATIIFFVITLFCYSKYYSLTNESFKNDNTNYFRLAIFMSLTAALIHSMFSGIYNSQLSQIFGSLIIGIAISDYYLESNNALFLKADSFGFGKTLIVIIIAANLIFVSYKVLNDIPKLEDRKIEYAERYNALRLLPRFWVQGIIYED
- a CDS encoding MFS transporter, which codes for MIKPDKANPYLIIFALWLLVFAASSQVMIISPILPRISEQLSTPLEALGTLVTVYASMVGLFAIIMGPLSDRIGRRKILLIGTGGISLFLILHYFVTDFYGLLMVRALAGMAGGVLSGSAVAYVGDFFPYEKRGWANGWIMSGIAMGQILGIPMGTVLAEQMGFRFPFVLFGIIMSMTFILIYFKVPQPDVDLSAEKVTLKGSLAKYWKLLKRSEVRAVAVSYMFMFLSISVFVVYFPTWLEETFEVSGNEIASLFLVGGVANVITGPIAGRLSDKVGRKSIVIFSCIGLSLVMYFTTTLITEFWISYILFFITMMLVAMRISPFQALSTELVRSNNRGSLMSLLIAIGQIGYGLGGSLAGPFYVEKGFFSNTLMGAIMILVMAFIVWRFVPEPDGL
- a CDS encoding carboxypeptidase regulatory-like domain-containing protein; translation: MKRLLLLSLIALTGIFTACESTSSDDEISITGRVINNATGDPLDEAIVEIISPAEISGPVRVTDTNGNFTFSNIDVPESTDIQIEAKKTGFDRVTITVVASPGVDITLNDPIALIPDNAGGGGDGDGGDGVGGTPAGAASIILTNLSNESINIAQTGGIVNASFTFQVQDSAGRALDINNSTAVDFNIISGPGGGEGLTPTSARTNSSGKVTSNLFSGNRAGVVMVEAVIERPEVPLTIRSKPVLITITGGFPDADHFSIAPDVYNFEGYSINGNRNPVTVIVGDEFSNPVRPGTPVYFRTTGGIIQGSGQTDDDGEITVDLISGNPRPNDAILGAGFARVTASTKDQDGNDIENEIVILFSTSSANISINPTTINVPANGGQTFTYSVVDGNGNPMPAGTSIEVQAGEGLDATGDVSVTLGDYLQGGAGVTDFQFSVSDTDQDNSATAETSISIVVTTPAGNNTRATISGTRAKR
- a CDS encoding translation initiation factor is translated as MKVTVTMETAGRRGKQVTVIKGITHNPQVIDKLLKKLKTGLGTGGTVKGKTLELQGDHVPKVKSILQKEGYEI
- a CDS encoding putative metallopeptidase codes for the protein MADNDLINDSTLINTDKQLMESPEVEKIAEKVIKDHKLEFGPAEIGYFLVYPNISKQRAAKCMKATREVKYYSGNDYLIEISGELWDMLDNDTKELLLYHELLHIDPSFKSKTQEWKMNLKRPEYSDFYTIADKFGNEWYKTIQATVSSLYDLDPRQESKVKM
- a CDS encoding DUF4920 domain-containing protein; amino-acid sequence: MRNLILSAIISLTSLAVAAQDKGVIRLSEPVIETDTYEVFGESNYSWEQALNLHDVIRLQDDYINKEVLIESQITQVCQKKGCFFITQSEGFYARITFKDYSFFIPTNTAGKTVLVKGVFNLKELSAEQSQHYQEDLTGRFFEGALATQEYSIIATSILIPKD
- the nei gene encoding endonuclease VIII, which gives rise to MPEGPEIWRAADKIKRAISGHTVKDVWFDYDHLNKRSNDIKGREVTDVLPRGKAIITKFSGDLNMYSHNQLYGKWMISKSHEEPDNNRTLRVRIKTENATAYLYSASEIELLKDDEVEKHSYICKLGPDVVHPATTFEQVLARYQDETFKNRKLTTLLLDPGFLSGIGNYLRSEILFLARVDPSYRPTDCSKDELQQLAKYSLDLPRRSYETGGLTTTDDLVKALKEEGATRSQYRHYVYGRASKPCYLCGNKIQVVKTGGRKVFYCEYEQIKD